The proteins below are encoded in one region of Alistipes communis:
- a CDS encoding 4-phosphoerythronate dehydrogenase — protein MKIVIDNAIPFLEGVLEPYAEIRYLPGREIAARDVRDADALIVRTRTRCDAALLDGSRVRFIATATIGFDHIDLDYCRRRQIGVATAAGCNARGVLQWIAAVLHHLSQRDGWHPAEKTLGVVGAGHVGELVRRYAASWGFRVLTCDPPRAAREGGGDFVPLEEVARHCDLVTFHTPLDATTRRMADEALLRRLKPKAVVINSSRGEVVDGDALLRSGRPYILDVWEHEPDIDRRLLAGAILATPHIAGYSAQGKANATAMAVGAVARRFALPLEGWYPAVAPSHPRPIGWNELAATIGARYDIAAESDTLKRHPERFEALRNGYSYREEYF, from the coding sequence GTGAAAATCGTCATCGATAACGCCATCCCGTTTCTCGAAGGGGTCCTCGAACCCTACGCCGAGATACGTTATCTTCCGGGCAGGGAGATAGCGGCGCGCGACGTGCGCGACGCCGACGCGCTGATCGTCCGCACCCGCACGCGCTGCGACGCGGCGCTGCTCGACGGTTCGCGGGTGCGGTTCATCGCCACGGCGACCATCGGATTCGACCATATCGACCTCGACTACTGCCGGCGCCGGCAGATCGGCGTAGCAACGGCCGCAGGCTGCAACGCCCGCGGCGTATTGCAATGGATCGCAGCCGTACTGCATCACCTCTCGCAGCGCGACGGGTGGCATCCGGCCGAAAAGACGCTGGGAGTGGTCGGCGCGGGACACGTCGGGGAGCTGGTACGCCGGTACGCCGCATCGTGGGGATTCCGCGTGCTGACCTGCGATCCGCCGCGTGCCGCACGCGAAGGCGGCGGCGACTTCGTCCCGTTGGAGGAGGTGGCGCGGCACTGCGACCTCGTCACGTTCCACACGCCGCTCGATGCCACGACGCGCCGCATGGCCGACGAAGCCCTCCTCCGCCGGTTGAAACCGAAGGCCGTGGTCATCAACTCGTCGCGCGGCGAGGTGGTCGACGGCGACGCGCTGCTCCGCAGCGGCCGTCCCTATATCCTCGACGTCTGGGAACACGAACCCGACATCGACCGCCGGCTGCTGGCGGGGGCGATCCTCGCCACACCCCACATCGCAGGTTATTCGGCGCAGGGCAAGGCCAACGCCACGGCCATGGCCGTCGGGGCCGTCGCCCGCCGTTTCGCGCTGCCGCTCGAAGGGTGGTACCCCGCCGTCGCGCCGTCGCATCCCCGCCCGATCGGCTGGAACGAGTTGGCCGCGACCATCGGCGCACGCTACGACATCGCCGCCGAGAGCGACACGCTCAAACGCCACCCCGAACGATTCGAGGCGTTGCGCAACGGCTACTCCTACCGAGAGGAGTATTTCTGA
- a CDS encoding quinone-dependent dihydroorotate dehydrogenase — translation MLYGKLIKPLLFSLPPEQAHHIVTATLSLLGKVPGGRWLLHKLYATEDPSLEREVFGIRFKNPVGMAAGFDRYGHIYRELSAMGFGFVEVGSITPKRQPGNPKPRIFRLDAARALLNRVGICSHGLDRAVAHLRQPRGEAIVGCNIGKNTATPCDQAPADYLKCFRNLYQYADYFTINVACDPGQKAASYQTRENITKILEPLFEFRRGQNQYRPILLKVSPDLSDETIDLMTDIMLDTPLDGMVAVNATVSREGVDRLEATRIGAGVVSGQPLTQRALEVVRRIHTRSQGTYPIIGVGGLMTPDDVRAMLDAGAALVQIYTGYIYNGPGYVREICRALLEKKAAEN, via the coding sequence ATGCTGTACGGCAAACTCATCAAACCCCTGCTCTTCTCCCTGCCTCCCGAACAGGCCCATCACATCGTGACGGCAACCCTTTCGCTGCTCGGCAAGGTACCCGGCGGACGGTGGTTGCTGCACAAACTCTATGCGACGGAAGACCCGTCGCTCGAACGCGAAGTCTTCGGCATCCGTTTCAAGAATCCCGTAGGAATGGCCGCCGGATTCGACCGTTACGGCCACATCTACCGCGAACTGTCGGCCATGGGTTTCGGATTCGTCGAGGTGGGAAGCATCACCCCCAAGCGTCAGCCGGGCAATCCCAAGCCGCGCATCTTCCGGCTCGACGCGGCCCGCGCGCTGCTCAACCGCGTAGGCATTTGCAGCCACGGTCTCGACCGCGCCGTGGCGCACCTGCGACAGCCGCGCGGAGAGGCGATCGTCGGCTGCAATATCGGCAAGAACACGGCCACGCCCTGCGACCAGGCGCCGGCCGACTACCTCAAATGCTTCCGCAACCTCTACCAGTACGCCGACTATTTCACGATCAACGTCGCCTGCGATCCGGGGCAGAAGGCAGCATCGTACCAGACGCGCGAAAACATCACGAAGATTCTGGAACCGCTCTTCGAATTCCGCCGCGGGCAGAACCAGTACCGCCCCATCCTGCTGAAAGTCTCGCCCGACCTCTCGGACGAGACGATCGACCTGATGACCGACATCATGCTCGACACGCCGCTCGACGGCATGGTAGCCGTCAACGCCACCGTCTCGCGCGAAGGAGTCGACCGGCTCGAAGCGACGCGCATCGGCGCCGGCGTCGTGAGCGGACAGCCGCTCACGCAGCGGGCACTGGAAGTCGTGCGCCGCATCCACACCCGTTCGCAGGGAACCTACCCGATTATCGGCGTCGGCGGTCTGATGACACCCGACGACGTGCGGGCCATGCTCGACGCAGGGGCTGCGCTGGTACAGATCTACACCGGCTACATCTACAACGGCCCGGGCTACGTGCGCGAAATCTGCCGCGCACTGCTCGAAAAGAAGGCCGCAGAAAACTGA